In Passer domesticus isolate bPasDom1 chromosome 12, bPasDom1.hap1, whole genome shotgun sequence, the following proteins share a genomic window:
- the TK2 gene encoding thymidine kinase 2, mitochondrial: MPGPILQVMPGPSPALNQPRLRAPGRRKWRLGGGRAGAGAARSGRRRGWAMWRRGAAWAWGRRGAGTAVPGPSAGGPRAAADHKHLIKNDARKRIICIEGNIASGKTTCLDYFAQTTSIEVLKEPLTKWRNVRGHNILGLMYQDASRWGITLQTYVQLTMLEQHTRPMISPIRMMERSIHSAKHIFVENLYRSGKMPEVDYAVLSEWFDWIQNNTDVSVDLIVYLQTSPKVCYERLKTRCREEEKVIPLEYLEAIHELYEEWLIKRALFEVSCPVLVIGADHDMQKMIEKYEENRDQILNPANRQHCL; this comes from the exons ATGCCGGGGCCGATCCTGCAGGTGATGCCGGGGCCATCGCCGGCGCTGAACCAGCCCCGCCTCAGAGCACCGGGGCGGAGGAAGTGGCGGCTCGGCGGCGGAAGGGCCGGGGCCGGTGCGGCGCGgtccgggcggcggcggggatgGGCCATGTGGCGGCGGGGCGCGGCCTGGGCCTGGGGCCGGCGGGGCGCGGGCACCGCCGTCCCGGGCCCCTCGGCGGGCGGGCCCCGCGCCGCTGCCGACC ATAAGCATCTGATAAAAAACGATGCTAGAAAGAGAATT ATCTGTATCGAGGGCAACATTGCCAGTGGAAAAACAACATGCCTGGATTACTTTGCACAGACTACCAGCATTGAG GTTTTGAAGGAACCCTTGACCAAGTGGAGGAATGTTCGAGGTCATAATATCCTG GGCTTAATGTACCAGGATGCATCAAGGTGGGGGATAACTCTGCAGACCTATGTGCAGCTGAccatgctggagcagcacacCAGGCCCATG ATTTCCCCCATAAGGATGATGGAGCGGTCGATTCACAGtgcaaaacacatttttgtGGAAAACCTCTATCGAAG tggaaaaatgCCAGAGGTGGATTATGCTGTCCTAAGTGAATGGTTTGACTGGATCCAGAACAACACTGATGTTTCAGTTGATCTGATAG TTTATTTGCAGACATCTCCCAAAGTTTGTTATGAGAGGCTAAAGACACGatgcagggaagaggaaaaagtcaTTCCTCTG GAATATTTAGAAGCTATTCATGAGCTCTATGAAGAGTGGCTCATTAAACGTGCACTGTTTGAAGTTTCCTGCCCAGTACTT GTTATTGGAGCTGACCATGACATGCAGAAAATGATAGAGAAGTATGAGGAAAACCGGGACCAAATACTGAACCCAGCTAACAGACAACACTGTTTATAG
- the CKLF gene encoding chemokine-like factor — protein MAPASPAGSAPASPRLPASSRGPGPAAQRPGRSAAMGRLQVDRAFPRSARGALKIARTLVALAAFLCFVASGAHEAYTALTGIETVITVLFLLLYLLRLDTRMRCLFWPLADIFNSVIAALFLLVVALFAIIIKTNKGILAGGVLGLILLVLCIVDVVLLCKKISLDKARGRSAPAK, from the exons ATGGCCCCGGCATCACCTGCAGGATCGGCCCCGGCATCTCCCCGGCTCCCGGCGTCGTCGCGGGGTCCCGGTCCCGCCGCGCAGCGCCCGGGCCGCTCGGCCGCCATGGGGCGGCTGCAGGTGGACCGGGCCTTTCCCCGCTCGGCGCGGGGCGCGCTGAAGATCGCCCGCACG CTGGTGGCGCTGGCCGCCTTCCTGTGCTTCGTGGCCTCGGGCGCGCACGAGGCCTACACGGCGCTGACCGGCATCGAGACGGTGATCACCgtcctgttcctgctgctctaCCTGCTGAGGCTCGACACGCGGATGCGGTGCCTCTTCTGGCCGCTGGCT GATATTTTCAACTCGGTGATTGCAGCGTTGTTCCTCCTCGTTGTGGCCTTGTTTGCAATAATAATCAAGACCAACAAGGGAATATTGGCTGGAGGA GTGTTGGGTCTTATATTGCTTGTTCTCTGCATTGTCGACGTGGTTCTTCTTTGCAAGAAGATTAGCCTTGATAAAGCAAGAGGAAGGAGTGCTCCTGCCAAATAA